The following proteins are co-located in the Penaeus monodon isolate SGIC_2016 chromosome 35, NSTDA_Pmon_1, whole genome shotgun sequence genome:
- the LOC119595094 gene encoding hydroxymethylglutaryl-CoA lyase, mitochondrial-like isoform X1: MATLLVCRVNVISALKTFCRTYGTSALAFGKSQYVEIRGAQLQSQYPKEVKIVEVGPRDGLQNEKALVPTDVKIEFINMLSRAGHKAVEVTSFVSPKWVPQMADHSEVLTGIKRFSGVSYPVLTPNLKGFQAAVAAGCEEVAIFGAASETFSKKNINCSIAESLQRFQAVMDAAREAGIRVRGYVSCVCGCPYEGPVDPKAVAKVALAMYEMGCYEISLGDTIGVGTPGSMKNMLDEVLKVLPAEVLAVHCHDTYGQALPNILIALQMGISVVDASVAGLGGCPYASGASGNVATEDVVYMLNGLQIETGVDLDKLIDAGNFICTAIKRPNMSKVSCARSKC; encoded by the exons ATGGCGACGCTGCTGGTGTGCCGTGTGAATGTTATCTCGGCTCTCAAGACCTTCTGCAGGACCTATGGCACTTCTGCG CTTGCATTTGGAAAATCACAGTATGtagag ATCCGAGGGGCACAGTTGCAGTCACAGTACCCTAAAGAAGTCAAGATTGTGGAAGTTGGCCCACGGGATGGACTACAAAACGAAAAGGCCCTCGTGCCAACAGACGTAAAAATTGAATTTATTAATATGCTGTCTCGAGCTGGACACAAGGCTGTAGAGGTGACCAG CTTTGTATCTCCAAAATGGGTCCCACAAATGGCAGATCACAGCGAAGTGTTAACTGGAATTAAACGTTTTAGTGGTGTCTCCTATCCTGTACTGACCCCCAATCTGAAGGGATTTCAGGCTGCA GTAGCAGCAGGGTGCGAGGAAGTGGCAATCTTTGGAGCTGCCTCAGAGACATTTagcaaaaagaatataaattGCAGTATTGCCGAATCCTTACAAAGATTTCAAGCTGTTATGGATGCTGCAAGGGAGGCTGGGATTCGTGTAAGGGGTTACGtctcctgtgtgtgtgggtgtccctATGAAGGCCCTGTTGATCCCAAGGCAGTAGCAAag GTTGCCTTGGCCATGTATGAGATGGGCTGCTATGAGATTTCCCTCGGAGACACCATTGGCGTTGGGACTCCAGGCAGCATGAAGAACATGTTAGATGAAGTCCTGAAGGTTCTTCCAGCTGAGGTTTTGGCTGTCCACTGCCACGACACATACGGCCAGGCGCTTCCCAACATCCTTATTGCTCTACAG ATGGGCATCAGTGTTGTAGATGCTTCTGTTGCTGGACTGGGAGGATGCCCATATGCAAGTGGCGCATCGGGCAACGTTGCAACGGAAGATGTTGTCTATATGCTCAATGGCTTGCAAATTGAAACAGGAGTAGATCTTGATAAACTGATTGATGCAGGAAATTTCATTTGTACTGCTATTAAGAGGCCAAATATGAGCAAAGTGAGTTGTGCCAGAAGTAAATGTTAG
- the LOC119595094 gene encoding hydroxymethylglutaryl-CoA lyase, mitochondrial-like isoform X2 codes for MATLLVCRVNVISALKTFCRTYGTSAIRGAQLQSQYPKEVKIVEVGPRDGLQNEKALVPTDVKIEFINMLSRAGHKAVEVTSFVSPKWVPQMADHSEVLTGIKRFSGVSYPVLTPNLKGFQAAVAAGCEEVAIFGAASETFSKKNINCSIAESLQRFQAVMDAAREAGIRVRGYVSCVCGCPYEGPVDPKAVAKVALAMYEMGCYEISLGDTIGVGTPGSMKNMLDEVLKVLPAEVLAVHCHDTYGQALPNILIALQMGISVVDASVAGLGGCPYASGASGNVATEDVVYMLNGLQIETGVDLDKLIDAGNFICTAIKRPNMSKVSCARSKC; via the exons ATGGCGACGCTGCTGGTGTGCCGTGTGAATGTTATCTCGGCTCTCAAGACCTTCTGCAGGACCTATGGCACTTCTGCG ATCCGAGGGGCACAGTTGCAGTCACAGTACCCTAAAGAAGTCAAGATTGTGGAAGTTGGCCCACGGGATGGACTACAAAACGAAAAGGCCCTCGTGCCAACAGACGTAAAAATTGAATTTATTAATATGCTGTCTCGAGCTGGACACAAGGCTGTAGAGGTGACCAG CTTTGTATCTCCAAAATGGGTCCCACAAATGGCAGATCACAGCGAAGTGTTAACTGGAATTAAACGTTTTAGTGGTGTCTCCTATCCTGTACTGACCCCCAATCTGAAGGGATTTCAGGCTGCA GTAGCAGCAGGGTGCGAGGAAGTGGCAATCTTTGGAGCTGCCTCAGAGACATTTagcaaaaagaatataaattGCAGTATTGCCGAATCCTTACAAAGATTTCAAGCTGTTATGGATGCTGCAAGGGAGGCTGGGATTCGTGTAAGGGGTTACGtctcctgtgtgtgtgggtgtccctATGAAGGCCCTGTTGATCCCAAGGCAGTAGCAAag GTTGCCTTGGCCATGTATGAGATGGGCTGCTATGAGATTTCCCTCGGAGACACCATTGGCGTTGGGACTCCAGGCAGCATGAAGAACATGTTAGATGAAGTCCTGAAGGTTCTTCCAGCTGAGGTTTTGGCTGTCCACTGCCACGACACATACGGCCAGGCGCTTCCCAACATCCTTATTGCTCTACAG ATGGGCATCAGTGTTGTAGATGCTTCTGTTGCTGGACTGGGAGGATGCCCATATGCAAGTGGCGCATCGGGCAACGTTGCAACGGAAGATGTTGTCTATATGCTCAATGGCTTGCAAATTGAAACAGGAGTAGATCTTGATAAACTGATTGATGCAGGAAATTTCATTTGTACTGCTATTAAGAGGCCAAATATGAGCAAAGTGAGTTGTGCCAGAAGTAAATGTTAG